In the genome of Dethiosulfovibrio peptidovorans, the window TCCCGAGATATTCAATCTCATGTTCGTCCATGGACTCCAAGCTCTCAGCCAGTTCTTGATCCCCGGCGGTCTCCATGAGAGCCGACGGACAATCGACCACCAGAAGCTCAGGGATCTCCCGGGCTTTGTTCAGAGCCTCCCGAAGCTGGGCTACCTTGGCCTTGAACACCACCAGAGGGTGACATAACATCCCACGATGCCGGATGCCCGACTTATCGGTGAGCCATTCCTGCCCCATGTGTTCCTCTCCGTGGAATCCCATAGAAGCTCCTAATTGAGCGGCAGCCGTTAAGGCAACGCCGACTTTCAGCTTGGCGTTCAGGATGATGATTGTTTTCTTTTCACGATACCCGTTATTCATAGTTTTGACCTCCCCCATTGTACATCTTCTCGACGAGAGAAGCCCGCCGTCCAACAGCCCCACATACAGAGCTTCGCGTTCAGTGTACCAGTTTTACCGAGTATGCACCACCGAAAGAAGAGCTAAGAACGCATGTGTTCCCCCAGAACATGAGCCACTCGATCAGCTGCGTGGCCGTCACCGTAAGGGTTGGGTGAGGCGGCCATTCGTCTCAGCCTGTCGTCGTCGCTGAGTAGGGACGAGATTCGGGTACCTACGGTATCGGGATCAGTGCCGACCAGGGTCAGTATACCGGCAGCCAGCCCTTCGGGACGTTCGGTTACGTTTCGGACGACCGCCACGGGAATACCTAGGGCTGCCCCCTCTTCCTGGAGTCCTCCAGAATCCGTCACGATGAGTCGACTGGCCGCCAGCAAGGCTGCCATAGGGCCGTACTCCAGGGGAGGAAGTACTGTGATGTTGGGCTTGCCCTCAAGAGCTGGAGTGACAGCCTGGGCCACTTGGGGGTTCAGGTGAACGGGCCAGACGAACTGGTGATCTCGATGCTCTTGAGCTGTTCGTGCCAGGGCTTGAGCCAGATCGGACAGGATCGGCCAGTTTTCTCTACGATGCAGGGTTATCGTGACCAGCTTGCCCGATGCAGGCATGGGCACGGGAAGGTCCCCTTGATTGGCTGCATACAAAACGGCGTCGATACCTGTCTGTCCGGTAATCGCGATTCGCTCGTCCGGTTTCCCCTCTGCCAGAAGGTTGGCTCTCGCTCCCTCGGTAGGGGCAAAGTACAGATCGGAGACGACATCGGTGAGAATCCGGTTGGCCTCTTCTGGGAAGGGCTCCGTCATGGAGCCTGATCGGAGACCAGCCTCCACGTGCCCTACGGGGATCCGCTCCAGAAAAGCAGCCCAGGCGACGGCGAAGGTGGTCAGGGTGTCACCGTGAACCAGCACGTAGTTAGCTTCCATCTCCCTGAGGGCCGCCGCTGTACTGGGAAGTATCCGGGCGGCCAGCTCGGTCAAGGACTGCCCCTGAACAAGCACGTCCAGCTTCTTGTCAGCCGGTACGTTGAAGAGCCTGAGGACGGAAGTGATCTGGTCTCCATGCTGGCCGCTGACCAGGACCTTGGGGATCAGCCTTTCCTGACGCAGGGCTCCGTAGACGGGAGCCATCTTTATGGCCTCAGGGCGGGTCCCGAGAGCCAGCACGACGACTGGGGAGGTCATCTGTCCTTCTCCTCGTGGGATCGGTACCAATCGAGGGTTTTGACGATGCCGTCCTTTAGGGGATAAAAAGTGTCCAGGTCACATATCCTGGACAGGCGGTCGACATCCGCTATGCTGTGGCGAATGTCGCCGGGGCGTTCGTCCTGATATACAGGGAGCGTCGATGACGGGACCAATTCCGTGAGAATCTCCCGAACTCGGGTAACCGAGGTGCTTCGTCCGCATCCCACGTTGATAACCGATCCCGCCAGGATCTCGGTCTTGCTCTCTGCCAGTACCATTACACGGGCCGCATCGCCTACGTAGACAAAGTCCCTTGTCTGTTCTCCGTCGCCGTAGATCGTCACGGGCCTTCTCCTCAGAAAAGCCGTGACAAATCGGGGGATCACAGAGGCATAAGGCCCCTCGGGGTTTTGTCTGGGACCGTAGACGTTGAAGAGTCGAAAGCCTAGCGTGGGGATACCCCAGGCGGCCGTTGATGCCGCTGCCAAAATCTCGTCCATTGCCTTGCTGGCACCGTAGGGTGACTGGGGAGCGAGGGACGAATCCTCTCTCTGAGGCCCCTTTCCTCCGGGTCCATAGACAGCCGCCGAGGTAGTATACAGCACGGGGATAGGGCGATCCCGAAGGGTCTCCAATATGTCGGCAAAAGCCCTTACGTTCACGTCGTAGCAGAGGCGAGGTTCCTGAAGGGATTGAGGCACCGATATCATGGCAGCCAGGTGAAACAGGATATCGGCCTGGTGCAAGAGCCTGACAATGAGGTCCAGATCACGGATATCTCCATGGTGAATCGCCAGGTTCGATCCCTTCAGGTGCTCCAGATTTGTCCCATCTGACGACGACAGGTTGTCCAGCACCGTGACAGACCATCCATCGCTGATGAGGCGATCACACAAGTGCGAGCCGATGAATCCGGCACCCCCTGTTACGAGGGCTCTACGAATCATAAGTCATCATCCTCTCTTTTCCAAACGACCAGGGTATTCTGAGAATCAAAGGTTTCCCGAAGTCTGGCGAACTCCTCTCTGTTCAGTATAAGCCAACGAATTTTTATGCCCAACTCGCTTTCCAGCCGGGCGATCAGGTCCTGAAGATAGTTTCGGTCCACCATTTGTCCGACTAAGACCAGGTCCATGAGTCCCGAATTGACACCTCGAGTGTCGTCGCCCGTCATGAAGGCCAGGCTCACGTCCCCCAGCTTTACCAGCACGGACTCCACAAGGTGATCAATTCCCAAAGTTTTTCGGACGACCCCCTGAATCTCAGGAAACAGGGGGTGCCGCCTATTGGCCCGATACATCTTGGTCCGGCCCTCAGACGACGATTCGAGCAGTCCGGCGTCGGTCAGACGATTGAGCTCAACTCGAATCGTGTTGGTGGACTCGCCGAATTCCTCGGCCAGCTCCCGAAGATATCCTGATACGTCGGGGTTCAGGAATAGTTTTAATAATAATCGAACTCTTGTTTTGAGGTGATCAATGAATCTGGTACGGTACTTGCTCCAATCCACCCTTTCAAAAAACGGGTCGAGTCATAATATAACTCGAACAGCTGCTAAAGAGAAGCCCTTGAGGTCCTCTTATGGTACAGTTAGCAAAATACATGTCGTTCATCGACATAACGGGAGGGACGGGACGCATCAGGCGCCGGAGAAAATATGGCTGATCGAGTGTATGATCGAAAAGAGATGTTTTTGGGGGATTTGGCGACCCTGACGTGTGCTTTCCTGTGGGGAGTCTCCTTTATGGCCACCAAGGAGGTCTTAGTATACATGGGACCTCTGTGGCTGTTGACTCTTCGCTTCGGGTTCAGTGCCTTTCTGATCGGGATCGTCTCTCCACGGCGTATTCGGCATATGACCAGACGGGATGGGGTACGCGGAGGGACTATAGGACTTCTGCTTCTGGTCGCCATGGTTCTTCAGACGATAGGACTTCAATACACCACGACGGGGAAATCGGCCTTCATCACAGCCTGCTGTGTGGTGATGGTGCCCTTTTCCACCTGGGCAGTTGCTCGGAAGAGTCCTGGTCTTAAACCCTTTATCGCATCGGGAATATGCCTGGTCGGTATAGGGATTATCTCTTTGGATGGGGCCTTGAGGCCCGGTTTGGGGGAGATGCTGACTCTCATGTGTGCTGTTGGGTTTGCTCTCCAGATCGTCGCGATAGATCGCTTGGCTCAGGGTCGAGATGCTTTGACCTTGAGCATGGTGGAGATGGGACTGAGCGCCGTAGCCTGCCTGATCGGTGCTCTGATCATGGAACCCCTGCCCAGGCTGGATTCACTCACAGGGCTGTGGTGGCTTGTTTATCTGTCGGTAGGATGTACATTAATTCCATACTCCCTTCAGATAAAAGCTCAACAGCTCACATCCCCTACCCATGTCACCCTTCTCCTCATGATGGAGTCGGTTTTTGCCATGATCATCGGGGTGATCTTTCTGGGAGAGGCTTTGACGCTCCGCCTTGTGATGGGCTGTGGGCTTATTTTTGTCTCCATTCTGATCGCTGAGCTGGATTTGATAGGGTGGGCGAAGCAGCGAGGAGAAACTTGAGAAATTTTTAAGATTTTTATAAAAATTCGTAATCTAAAATGCGGCTCTGGACGAGGCCCTGGATGGTCAAGTTGGAAGCGGTTTTATTGTATTTTTGTTTGGTGATAAATCTTTGTGGTTTCTGTGGGGTTTTTTTGCTTTCGGAATGGCAAGAAGGATGTATAATTGGACGACACAGACGGTTTTTAAGGAGTGGCTTGATGAAAAACGTCAATATTGTGGTTGCCTGTGTTTTTATATTGACCCTGGTCGCTGTGGGGAGTGTTTTAAAAGCTACTCAGAGCGTTATTCTTCCCTTCGTCATCGCATGGCTTCTGTCATATATTTTCAGTCCGGTCGTCCGTGCTATGGCGCGGCGAAGAATCCCCATGGTCATCTCCATGGCGTTAGTTCTTGCCGTGTTGTTGGGCGTCTGTTTTCTCGTGGCCGTGTTCATGAACACCAGGATCGTGGCCTTTGCCTCGGCCTACCCGAAGTACTACGATCAACTGATCGCTTTGACAAAGAGTTTTACTAACAGCAAATATCTGCCTCCTGACTTTTGGGATAGTATCAACTGGGGTGAGAGCGTGGGGCGATATCTCCTGTCCCTGTCCGGCTCCTTGGTTTCCCTTTTGTCCAAGTTGGTTTTGGTCGTGGTCTTTCTGGTCTTCATGTTATTGGGAACCCCCTATGTGGAATTCAAAATAAAAAAAGCATTTTCAATTGATTCAGGGGCTCGGGTTCTCCTGATCCTTAAGGCCGTCTCGGCCCAGATTGGTCGGTATCTGACCCTTCAGTTCCTCATAAGCATGGTCACAGGTTTGTTCGTCTGGCTTTCTCTGTCGTATCTGAAAGTGGATTTCGCAGCCACTTGGGGTGTCCTGGCATTCGCTTTGAACTTTATCCCTACCATCGGTTCCATCATGGCCTCGGTGCCCCCCATCCTTCTGGCTCTTGTCCAATACTATCCCAACACCTTTCCGGCCGTGGGAGCTGCCGTCGCTCTGCTTTTCATCCAGATGATCATCGGCAACGTGGTTACCCCGAAAATCATGGGAGATACTTTGGATCTGAGCCCGGTGGTCATATTGATTTCCCTCTTCTTTTGGGGGTGGCTCTGGGGCGTGGTGGGTGCTTTGCTCTCCGTCCCCATCGCTGCCATCATCAAGATTATCTGTGAGAACGTTGAGTCTTTGCACGTCATCGGAGTAATGATGGGTTCGGGGCGCTCCTATCGTCGAGATCTGTGTTAGCAAAGCTGGGGTTCTGAATTAGGGGGGGTATACGTGTCGATTCGGGTCATGGAGGTACGAAGGGAAAAAAAGAACGCTGTCTTCCTGGTGGAAGGGGCCGTCTGGCGTCCTGAGGGCGGCGGGCAGCCCGGGGACTCGGGGAGCATCTCCTGGACAGGGGGCTCTGGCTCGGTGAGCAATACCAGAAAGGCTCGGGACGGTCTGCTGTATCTGGATGTTTCGAGGCTTTCTGGTGCTATCGATGTGGGGTGCGAGATCACCCTTCAAAGAGACGAGCAGCGTCGTTGGCTGCTCTCCCGAATGCATTCGGGAGAGCATGTTCTGTCCCGTGTGATGGAAAACATCCGTCCAGATCTCAGGGTGTATAAAGTGGCTGTGGGGGAGGAGCTCACCACGATTTTTTTCCGGTATGAGGGGGTCGTCGACTGGGATTTTCTCTTTGACGCCGAGAACCAGGCCCGCACAATCATCGACGCTCAGCTGCCCGTTGAGATTGTGAAGCTCTCGCTGGACGAGGCTAAAGCCCTACCGGGACTCAAGGCCCGGTGGGATCGGGTGTCAGACGATACTATCCGGGTGGTCCGTATTCCCGGCTTCGACCTGAACGCCTGCTCAGGCAGCCACGTCTCCGATACAGGGGAAATTGGTACCATCTCGGTCGAGTCCTTCAAAGGATCGGCTCCCGAATGGGAGGTCACCTTCTCCATATCAAGTGATCGAGATCGTGACTTGGCGAGAGGAATGCGTCGAGTGCTCTCCCAGCTTCACTGTCGTCCCGACGAGATCGTCAAGCTGGTGGAGCGTCTGGGCACCGAGAACGCCACACTTAGGAAGCAGCTTCAGAAGCTCCAGCCCTACGTATTCCTGCCTTGGGAGGAACGTCTTATCGGTTCGCTCTCCTGCGATGTGGTCCATGTCGTGGGACTTCCTCGGGAGCTCGTTGCTGCCGAGGCTCGAAAGAAAATGCGGGAAGCTGGAGATCGGTTAGTTCTGGCCATCGCCGACAACGGAGAGAGCCATGCAGTTCCCTTTATTTTATGTTGGGGAGGTTCTGTGAATGTGGATGTGAGGGCACTCTTGAACTGCGAGGCTTTAGGGGCTCGTGGAGGAGGAAAAGGTGGAATCCTCTCCGGCCAAACGAAATGTCGTTCTCTGGATGTTTGGTTAAAAGCCTGTTCTGATGCCTGTTCTGTGACGTGAACCCTGAAATTTGTCGCAAATCCTCTCGGGAGAAGAAGTCCGTCCAGGACCTTTTCTCCCGTTTGTTTTTGAAGGGCTATGCTATGCTTGATATGGTTATTGATATATGTCAAAAACTCGGGTAAGATGACTGAAGGAGATAA includes:
- a CDS encoding EamA family transporter, which codes for MADRVYDRKEMFLGDLATLTCAFLWGVSFMATKEVLVYMGPLWLLTLRFGFSAFLIGIVSPRRIRHMTRRDGVRGGTIGLLLLVAMVLQTIGLQYTTTGKSAFITACCVVMVPFSTWAVARKSPGLKPFIASGICLVGIGIISLDGALRPGLGEMLTLMCAVGFALQIVAIDRLAQGRDALTLSMVEMGLSAVACLIGALIMEPLPRLDSLTGLWWLVYLSVGCTLIPYSLQIKAQQLTSPTHVTLLLMMESVFAMIIGVIFLGEALTLRLVMGCGLIFVSILIAELDLIGWAKQRGET
- a CDS encoding AI-2E family transporter, whose translation is MKNVNIVVACVFILTLVAVGSVLKATQSVILPFVIAWLLSYIFSPVVRAMARRRIPMVISMALVLAVLLGVCFLVAVFMNTRIVAFASAYPKYYDQLIALTKSFTNSKYLPPDFWDSINWGESVGRYLLSLSGSLVSLLSKLVLVVVFLVFMLLGTPYVEFKIKKAFSIDSGARVLLILKAVSAQIGRYLTLQFLISMVTGLFVWLSLSYLKVDFAATWGVLAFALNFIPTIGSIMASVPPILLALVQYYPNTFPAVGAAVALLFIQMIIGNVVTPKIMGDTLDLSPVVILISLFFWGWLWGVVGALLSVPIAAIIKIICENVESLHVIGVMMGSGRSYRRDLC
- a CDS encoding UDP-N-acetylglucosamine 2-epimerase (non-hydrolyzing), giving the protein MTSPVVVLALGTRPEAIKMAPVYGALRQERLIPKVLVSGQHGDQITSVLRLFNVPADKKLDVLVQGQSLTELAARILPSTAAALREMEANYVLVHGDTLTTFAVAWAAFLERIPVGHVEAGLRSGSMTEPFPEEANRILTDVVSDLYFAPTEGARANLLAEGKPDERIAITGQTGIDAVLYAANQGDLPVPMPASGKLVTITLHRRENWPILSDLAQALARTAQEHRDHQFVWPVHLNPQVAQAVTPALEGKPNITVLPPLEYGPMAALLAASRLIVTDSGGLQEEGAALGIPVAVVRNVTERPEGLAAGILTLVGTDPDTVGTRISSLLSDDDRLRRMAASPNPYGDGHAADRVAHVLGEHMRS
- a CDS encoding transcriptional regulator — translated: MDHLKTRVRLLLKLFLNPDVSGYLRELAEEFGESTNTIRVELNRLTDAGLLESSSEGRTKMYRANRRHPLFPEIQGVVRKTLGIDHLVESVLVKLGDVSLAFMTGDDTRGVNSGLMDLVLVGQMVDRNYLQDLIARLESELGIKIRWLILNREEFARLRETFDSQNTLVVWKREDDDL